From Micromonospora rhizosphaerae, the proteins below share one genomic window:
- the rnhA gene encoding ribonuclease HI, with protein sequence MVGAAAGRVVEIWTDGACSGNPGPGGWGALLRYGGHERELCGGEATPTTNNRMELTAAIQALESLTRPVTVRLHTDSTYVRNGITGWLASWKRNGWLTAAKQPVKNADLWQRLEAACARHDVTWLWVKGHNGHPENERADALANRGMAEARAGVAAAR encoded by the coding sequence ATGGTGGGCGCGGCGGCCGGCAGGGTCGTGGAGATCTGGACCGACGGGGCGTGCAGCGGAAACCCGGGCCCCGGCGGCTGGGGCGCGCTGCTGCGGTACGGCGGCCACGAGCGGGAGCTGTGCGGCGGCGAGGCGACGCCGACGACCAACAACCGGATGGAGCTGACCGCGGCGATCCAGGCCCTGGAGAGCCTGACCCGACCGGTCACCGTCCGGCTGCACACCGACAGCACGTACGTGCGCAACGGCATCACCGGCTGGCTCGCCTCGTGGAAGCGCAACGGCTGGCTGACCGCGGCGAAGCAGCCGGTGAAGAATGCTGATCTGTGGCAGCGCCTGGAGGCCGCCTGCGCCCGGCACGACGTGACCTGGCTCTGGGTCAAGGGGCACAACGGCCACCCGGAGAACGAGCGGGCCGACGCGTTGGCCAACCGCGGCATGGCCGAGGCGCGGGCGGGGGTCGCCGCCGCCCGGTG